The DNA region cgcatccccatattcaccatctcggtgaaatcagaaggagcgctagcaatcatccgctcataatagaatgaactcaaggtcttcagaaagatcttggtcatctccttctcttccagcggaggcataatctgtgcagccaattctcaccacctctgggcgtactccctaaaagtttccttatccttctgggaaatggccctcaattgatccctatcgggagccatatcaatattatatttatattgcttgacgaaggctttgccaaggtcgttgaaggagcggatgtttgcactatccaaacccatgtaccatctcagggcggcaccggacaggctgtcctggaaataatggattaggagctgatcattgtcggtctgagtcgacattttaCGTGCATACATAACCAAATGGCTGAGCGAGAAagtgttccctttgtacttttcaaagtcaggcactttgaatttgacaggaatcttgatgttaggaacaaggcaaagctcagcagcagatttgccaaagaggtcattccctctgagagttttgagttccttgcgaaactcaaggaactgatcgttcatagcatccatcttttcatacacgtctgggccctcagatggctcagagtgataaatggtgtcatctactctcggcatagtatgcacgacTGAAGGTGGCACagcgaggaccgggctagatgccgacaaagaAGAAAATGTTGGGGCGAGACCTTCAGGAACAAagttcgcgggcatcccccagggaaacccgactggcataaCAGTAGGCgcaaaatgggcactggcagcaggcactaTTGAGGAAGCAATCTTagaaatgactgtcctctagggaggagttgaaggcgttgaAGACGATTGGCTTTGGGTggccaagaaagactccatcagggcagtcaatcttaccacttcctccttcaattctctgttctcttgttctaggtgatccattagtcttgatgagttggctctggtgtagtaccggtgcatcaacttatcttcaaaataaatgaagaacatagagttagaccactgaacaaagagccctggaacaaaacctgcttatgcacatgatgcatgcaatgcttgtgtatatgatttattattttttaatcagaggaactttagagttctatttgcaaatatttggaaaatattaatcctttagacatatatggaaatatcataaTATCTGGAAActatttttacaccaaagaagtacaatcttggtatccaaataatacaatacaagagagaaggaaaatgaacatcctatggaaccctagaaacaatcgtccaaggctctcgagaccggaagataagctgcacgaagcctcttcgCCTCTCTTTCATAGGCTGtctccatatctgccttctctttagcgagtcgatcgtacttcctcttccaaaacttggaagactgaggaagaagagaagtcaccacatcatcaggcttgtcggtaacctgatgctcaagaaactctatcaacacatccttatctctaagctgctgaagtagctcctctcgctcacggacccaagcacgcgaacggtcttcgtctctcaactcctctactccttggtcagggagggttgaaggcccaaccataactataggtgtaggtcttggataatcataaggcataaggtactcataagctctcctcctaacccgtgaggtatagggttccaaagcaatacaattcttcggaccaagctctttccttcccttcctatgaatcttgcgccaagcgcggaccatcctgcccttcaagttttgaggatctttaccctcttgaaagagcacaccctctaacaaaatgttattaggtttatcctttaaggggaacccaagattacgacgtgctaaaacagggttgtagttaatcccaccacatgtaccaagaagaggcacattggagaattcaccacaagagtcaataatctgcacaacatcatatacacggttgtactaaaagatatcatcattagtgagagacataagtctcgtggaccaccgtagacatcctttattttccttgaaggcgaccgtctgtggcaagtgcaaaataaaccacttgtacaatagaggcaaacagcacacaatggtaccaccaccctttgcattcctcatatgcaaagagaaataagtgtcacccaacagagtcggaacgagattaagagtagagaaaatcctaatagcgctcacatccacaaacttgtcgatgttggggaataacactagcccatagatgagaagtacaaatatggcctcaaaggcatcctcactcatggccttcccatataaaatagcttgagcaatgaggaaatcagatgggagaccttgaattccacctttggtagtcatatgagtaccaataatagattcatctatatgcaacagatcagcaatctcttgagaagtaggaactctctccaagccactgaacgacaactgatctagaataggtatacccacaagataggaatactcctcaagcataggcaaaagctggaaatccggaaaagtgaagcaacggtacaagggatcatagaactgcaccaatacactcatcagaccttcatccacctgagtagcaagaatagacagaagcttcccatgatgagctttaaactccaagggatctaatacataggatgtcaaactccttaactcgTTCAAGTCTGGatgtctgaaactgtacttcttcgtgTTCCTTATTTGTCtatccatgtttgaaaatttgcaaataaacctcttaagttccttgaaaaaattctcattgttgatgatatggatatgtatgaatgcatggatgcaacaatcacactcaaggatcaagcaaatcacaccacacaaaggtcatgggatggatcaagtcatccttaatatcaatcatcaattttggtggattatggtttacaccttatcaacacccaagttctattgatattaAGGATAGACAAGAAAGAATCAACTATGAATCAAGTGTTTtttgcaagtcacgagcatggagtcttggttaagaaccacccaaagggagtgtactagggttaaacctgacaatcatgttctacaagaggttcccatagtcatcatcccgtctttcggatattatcggataagcgactactcgtattccaaaaatattctcaagagagactcttatgagtgtagtatcacgtaacaatcgtatcaaatcttacacttgaacgaccttcgcactacgtcctaaaaataggccaagatgggcttggtaaactaaggtccttggcttctaaggcatatattggaaagagtaatgcctaaccacgactactcgtgtgacattattgatcccaacatcACCTCCACCAATTGAATGGGCatgcaagtcaacttgctaaggaataactccacataagtcaacaagactatgccattctcctatcataaatgcactcgagttcgggtataaaactcatctcacaagagaccaccaagcacacaagcaattgaatatatcaagcaattcatacattaaaaacaatacagtaatccccAAATTcgcacaaaaatatgtcacaaaataatatacaatacaacacaacaaaagtgaaaagtaggcaaaacccactaggcaaatggattttatccccagcagagtcaccacttttctgtagcggggtattcattacctttagatttattgactaaatcaaaagtaaatcatacaattcgagtcgccaccgcacttctatttatccaaaggaaaggttagaaagcgaacaaaaaccgagaagttttatcgaatcaaaaactaataaaaatgtcagagatctggataagggggttggttatgcaatgggaaggttttaagcacccaaaacatcctaggtactcctagggagcccttttcacaattgttgtaaggtaggttggtatttgtgaaaattgtttgtgcaaacatgattggggagatgagagaagaatgtacaaattatttacaattttgtgtttgaatggataaacccattgcctacgtaccatcttaaaaaagattaggatcaaaacctcatagttcggggtaaaaatctcaaaagaagttagtgaattaattggttcaaaagccttaaggtcttttgttatcaaaaggagaaaactcaacctaaaaacaacaaattcaccatgtgaggagagcttcaagatgctagtgaggggttaaccctataataagcatggaagacttattgtccatcactaaggatataggtgagtataatatcaacctcaaggataactcaaacctaatagctaatgtttatgaaaagctttggcaaaaagtggccattgaaaccacaaaaacaattgagtgagttgtttttaccaatgaaaagtatttacaaaaaaaaggtcaaagttgacttaggagtcaattcaaaataagtattatgaaaggaagtttgaaaaatcaaaagcatagtgcttaggtttctaattttgaaaagaaacaatgttaatgtttgcacaagagtttggcttgggttaaagtggagggaagaaaaagaatagctaaggtcctaaacatgcaaagatgaaggaggagaaataaaaccacaaatggagttaccttcttgagatcatagtgatgatccaagttgttccctttcctttggaataacAAGCAATAAtcaaataactcaagcaatcaagcacacaatcaagcaagctcctaggaatctcccaatggcttttgtatctctcactttagatgatcatgacaatggttcttctacttggcaagtttgggatccctagcatacaagaacacacaaaccaaaaagttccataatgcaaataaagaatggacaagagtgagtttagaattaaGTCTTTTCCAAGccttcttcaagattaagcattctaaaggcatgaggcctagttgctctttgacattttcttctttttatagcattctaaaggcatgaggactagttgctctttgacattaTTTTTGCATAGGTAAgggtcctaaaatctaagtccttttgtccattttgcatttggtccacacaaacagaaaaacaacacaagcacaatagtatgtacacaattatgtgctcaagtgagcaaaaggcaaattacattaacataaacatgagctcaagtgagcaaagggaaaaagcaaatgaaataatgtacaggaatattaaattgcataaagtaaattgcaagaattaaatgacttgaattaaaagttaatggtcaatagttagtgttagtgtgccataaggcaagttagcgctatgctaagcaatcgtaagtggactaatgtagtagtcacacctatctgaggccggtcaataaaactataggcaacaaacacaagttagagaccttgactagtaagccaagctcctacaacttgacatgccaaaagaaaagaagaatgatcttgtattgatttaggttttttgcttgaccaagaagcaacctatccttaatgcaaagccactcacttgatctttgatcaagatgaattagatttgaatcaaggaaggttaagcctcccatatgtcaaggttaaccaccaatctttaactcattgatcaaaaagaaaaagatgaagaaggagatgaataagaatgtacatgaattgaaattcaaatgagatatcacacacacattgatcaaacaggaatagaatcaaagtcaatcaatggtaaacagaagcaaaatgaaacttagaagtcaagaaacaaataaaatatttttggtatttttgagaattaaaataatacttgaattaaaataaacaattaaaggtcaaacttcaaatccatttcaaatcaactttgaaaagtccaaatggatcatcctaagttcaacaaggtcaaacaaagtttgacaattttttttagcatttgtttagaaaccagaaactattttttaaacaattaaaaatgaataaaaaataacctaattgaactaaaatctcaaataaatctcaaatcaattaataaattgatgagaatatttttcatagattcatcatcattcaaagaggttaagaaaatatttttgtattttttgaatattgaaaactatttaaaatgaattaaaaataaccagaaaagagaaaattcacaaaaaacaTCAAATGacaatataaaaaatattaaaaatcattttcagaaactagaattaaaaaggaaaataatgcaattggtcctatattttttggatttaaaacGAGAGatatatgaatttttgaaataaaatggaattaagaaAACAAAATGAATTAAATCAGAAATAACAAAAATTCGGGCGCGTAGGATCTGTTTCATTAAATGGTGTGGAAGATCCAGAGGTCCTCATGCGCCCGCTCACCATAGTCCAAGGTCAAATGAGAAGTACCATGCATTAATGAAAGTCATAACAATTGATGGCTATGATTAGATCTAGAAACAAGATCGTACGACCTAGATTTaatctggcaaagggacggtggtgtacaccaccgtcttctccggcgagtaTTGTAATTCCGACCAAAGTTGCAGGTGTGGAAAACTCAACCAAAAcaagcgatcctcatatcattggaaagctggggtgatgtacatcacccctgtaccattgattttcactctagatcctcataggaagagaaatcagagatggaaaataatggagttcaaactgaacttgattgatttgcaaaattaaacacacaattcaattgcctcttatgagaggacttcagaggagccAATAAATACAAGAAATGAGCTATAACCAATGAGTTTCGAATTGAAAAAGTTTGGATTTCAACCTTTGAAATGCAAATCTATGGAGCACgatctctctcaattcttgatAGCAACTTATTCTTGAGATGGAAATAAGGCAAGGCTAAGGAATTcgagtccaataatcaaccaaggaagttgaaaattggatctgaaaaattgaaaTGAAAGTGCAAAATTCCTTTGGTAGGGTGTGGGGATTCACTTCTGCAGCATATAAGGCGCCTTAACATTGAATTTGAGTGAAGCTgaacacctctatttatagcaaagCAAGCTGCAAGGCATGGGGAATTCATGTGTGCATGAagtgagggcctccatgcatgggcctgtacaggcgcatgggaggcccaaatgcaaaTGATTTGGCATGCTGAAGTCATAACAagttgaaatggacgtgcagatatgatggaattggattgtgcatgaagtttcatcattGTTTCCATAATTGCACCCAAACTTTCTCCTCTTTGAAAATAcctcttaccaaaatgaaacatggcgttgtgggtaatggttggaaaggtcttgatatgaggaacaattgttatgttgaacacaaatccatttggtgttgggaaattaatgaaaacgGATCATAAAGTCCCATGtacaaaacatgcatatgtgaattctgccaaaatggaccaacttcaagcccttctgtttcaatgattcaagcctcaaatgacaaaaccttcaacatcaaagttgtagatcttttcaagacaatttagactcaaatttggcatcatttggatttttgatgagaaagttatgagcacttgaagttggactttttcacatttcaatgacttggatccaaagtgacctataatgttttgcattatcacatgtatttcttttaggattattaaaatttcttcaacataacaaatgaagtagacatcttaaactttccaatgcatttgatcccacctcaaaatcatgaaaaattaatgagttatgtccttgggaagttggactcaaatatgcatgagatgatgaatgaaagaacttcccttgattgtatttgatcatgggttgaggttgcttcaagagtaaggcacagtcaatgcacagatgaattaggggttccttgggaaacaatcctcaagccctttggtttgctttgatcaaattgacaaattgagatacttgggaggcatatatgatgaatgagagctttgggaaccattgtcatgcttgctttcaacttcacCTGGCCATTCAATGAGCATAtgggcctcctaggagccttggatcacatattgctcaagctacaaaacaaaagatgttagtgacatatttttgtgcttttggttagtaaacaaaataagaaaggcaataatatacaattcaagcatgcttggtggtctgaaaccaactcacacaagttcccacccaagggtaaggagccaagatgttatgatccttgaggcaaatgaaATATGCAatgacatgatgccatgagggatattagggtcaaaattatgGTCTTACAGTTTTGCAACCTTCTTctagcataatgcgatgcatacaTACATATGGGATTATTCCTTTAAGATCTGAGATGTTATAGCCTAGAGTTGTAGggtattttcttaagatatgtagtAATTTCTCAATTACTATCTGTCCTAAGTCTACGTTGACTATTATTGGTCTTTCAAGCTCGGTGTCTAGGAATTCATACCTTAGGTATTTGGGTAGTGTTTTAAGTTCTACAACAGGTTTCTTTGTGCAAGGCATTGTATTGGGTGTTAGTGCTAGACATTCCTTCAGACTGTCATCCACGTATGGCTCACACCAATTATTATGAAGCGGGAACATTCTCTAGCATACCTATTGGAAATTTAACAGAACAGTCAGCTAGTTGTAGAGACATCTTCGTTGGTCTTAGTTCTTCTAAATTTAGTTTCTggcatatggataaaggcatcAAACTAACATTGGCTCCTAAGTCtcatagagctttgtctatgatAAACCTTTCGATTACACATGGTATGAAAAAACTACTTGGATCTTTCAGCTTATGAGGCATGTTGTTTTGAATAATAATGTTACACTTAGCAGTAAGCATAACGGTTTCATCATCCTCATGCTTTTTCTTGTTGGATAGGATCTCTTTAAGGAACTTAGCATATGAAGGCATTTGCGTAATGGCTTTGTGAATGGTAAAGTGATATTAAGTTGCTTCAAAAGTCCTATGAATTTCTTAAATTGTCCTTCATTTTTGGACTTATcaagtctttgaggataaggTATAAGTGGTTTGTATGGTGGCGGAGGCATATATGGTGTTTCTTTATCTTCTGCCTCTCCGctttaatcttcacttccatCATTGGTTGGTTCGTTTACCTTTTCAATTCCTTTAACAGAGTTTTGATACATGGATGGATTTTGGATTCTTGGGTCAACTAGTTCATGTAATTCTGTCCGACTTTGTAGTGTAATAGCATTAGCATGGCCTTTTGGGTTAGGTTGTGGTTGACCAGGAAATGTTCCAGTTGGGGTTGCTATTGTTgcttgttgttgggctacttgggaaatttgggtttctaacattttgttatgggtagccataACATCAAGTTTACTTGACAATTGTTTCATCATTTCACTCGTATGAGCATTTTGATTtacaaaataatttttttttgagCTTGAGCATTcataaagttttccatcatgatctcTAGATTTGACTTTCTAGGTGCTTGTGGAGCAAAAGGGGCCCCTTTCTGATAACCAGGTGGAATAGCAGGTGTTAGGTTTAGAGGAAATAAAGCCATGTTATTTTTATAAGAAAAGTTTGGATGATTTCTCCAGCCAGTATTGTAAGTGTTGGAATAtgggtttccttgagcataatttACTTGGTCGGTAGGAATACCAACCAATAACTGACAATCAGCATTAGTGCGCCCATGGGTTCCACACAATTCACAGTTTGGTGTTACAGCAATTGCGGTAGTTGTTGGTGTTATGGCTAAGCTTTCAATCTTTTGAGTAAGTGCATCCATTTTAGCATTGACGCGGTTTATGCGATTAACTTCGAACATTCCACCTTTCGAAGTTGGTTTTTCTATAGCAGCACGTTCACCTCCCCATTGGAAATGAACTTGAGCCATGTTCTCTGAGTTCATAAGCTTCATCACACAATTTCTCCATTAAAGCACCACCAGCTGCAACGCTTAAATTCATCTTAGTGTTGTACAAAAGACCATTATAAAAAGTATGGATAATCAATCATTGCTCAATTCCATAGTGTGtacaaagtctcatcatgtccttgtatctttccTAAGCGTCGAAAAGAGGTTCGTTGTATTTTTGCTTAAATCTGGTGATTTGAGATCTTAACATAGTAGTCTTGCTTGGTGGGAAATATCGGGCTAAGAACACTTTCTTCAACTAGTCCCATATGGTTATAGAGTTCGAAGGTAGAGACTGGGGTcaagctctagctctatctcttaaggaaaaagggaaaagacGTAGTCTAATTGCTTCGGGACTGACACCATTTGCTTTCATTATGTATATGTACTGCACAAACACTGACAAATGTAAGTTTGGGTCTGTAGGACTACctgaaaattggttttgttgaACGACTGATAATAACGAAGGTTTCAACTCGAAATCGTTTCGGTTGATGGCAGGGGCAGTAATGTTGTTATGTGATTCTTCTTGCGATGGAACAATATAATACTTTAGAGGACGGTTTTGTGGTCCTTGAGCCATAATTGGTGCTGGTTCTGGAACTGGAATAATATGATATGAAAGATTGTATTTAATATGGAAATCGCTAATTCGGCGTCTTAGATTAATATAACGCTCGATATTGTCAATTGGTTCCTCCAACTCTTTGCTCTGAGAGCGAGTGTTTGGCATACAATCGATGATACTAAAAAGGAAAATTATTTCCTTAGTTTATACTACACAACAACGAAATCACAATATTGACTAAATTAGTCCTCCTACAAGGGTGGCATATCTAAAAGAACTTTGAAACTCATAGGTAAACCTAATGTATATAGGACTAGTTAAGGAACATAAATAAGACATACCTAGGTTGCTAAGCGTCCAAATAACACTATCGAATAATCCTAAATCACGAAGAGTAACGTTACCGGGATACCTTGTTGCCAAGACATTCATCTTGAAAAGCTTGTGATAACTGCTCCTTTAATTTTCGCCTACGATACCCTCTGCGAATGTGATACCCATGTAAACAATCTCTCTTCTTGGCCTTGCTACCCTAGGAGGCATGGTGAATGATGAGAATGAGAAAGTTGGAAAAAGAGGGGTATGGAAATTGTGAAGATTGAAGAATGAAAAAGATGGATTTTGAAATGAGAAAATGGGTGGTTATAGGTTTTATAATGATTGGAAGGAAGTTGGATGGTTGGGGGTTAAAGAATAGGAATAAATTGTTATTAGAGTAGCAAGTTAAGAGATTTGAATGAGGGATTTTTGGAAAACACGCAAGAGGGAAATGAAAAACGTAAAACCTTCTATTTTTCTGATATGGCAAACTCCATTAGGCATCTGGAGAACGCCATTTGCCTGGAACGTTGTGATTTCAAATAGAagctaatggcgaacgccattagcaTAAAGTGCACAATTTTGGAATTTTGGCTTTAAAATAGTGAAGTTTTATGCTCTTAAGGTCATACTACTGCTAGTTGAAATGGTTGTTACATAAGGCCTCAATCAGAAACATAAAAATGCACGAAACCAAAAAATTTACgatataaaataaaaataaacaacTGAAAGGGAAATTACATTAATTGAAATAGCAATAACATATGTTCTCGTCGATATTTCGAAGGTAAAGTAACATAAATTGAAAAACAACAATAAAGGGAGAATACTGATGAATAATAAACATTCTAAACTAGAAAGTAGGGAAATAACAGTGCAACAAACAATACTAGCCATCACGGCGTCTAATATTGGGTCGAAGGAACGTCACAAGGAATAAACTTGTTGGAACATATGGTCGAACTGCTCATTAGCAACGTCTAGAAATCTGGGAGATCAACTCGAAGAGAAGTGAGTCCTCCTCTAAGAAAATAAACTCCATACTGTAGAGCATGGATAGCAGTTTTAAAATCAACAGGAGGATTAATACGATGAGAACCAGGGACGTGCTAAGTAGCATCAGGGAGAATGGCATTTCGGTTTTCATAAGGCTAAGGACTATCAGGTGATGTGGATGACTCACTTTGACCCTACAAACCATAAAGTCAATTATCCCGGTTGTGAACATTTTTCTTCTCATGGTTAGGTATTGTAAAGTTATGGACCACTTGGTTATCAATTAATAACTCAAATTTTGCCGGTCCTAAATTAGCAATGATGCCACAGTTAAAGCAAAAGTTCAGGTGCATGGGACGCATACCTTCAAAGGCATGTATGCGGTTAAGTGGGTATCTTAGGCCAATGGCATCAGAAATCATAGTGACTAACCCTCTAATGAGAGAATAGTACCTTGGGTCTCTCGGGCAATTTTGTCTAAGTTCACTAACATGAAAGTAGCAGCATTCACAGGTCTGCCTTGGGAGGCACGATGCATGATAAAATCTCATTTCTAGAAACAGAGGTAATGTTTTCTTCCTTACCAAACATGGTGTGGGCTAGGATTTTGTGGAAGTAGCGGATAACATGGTTGTGGATGTTCTCGGAAAACATAGTGTAGGGCTCGGGATGGTAGTTTCCGGTTATGGTGCCCCATAAATAGTTAAGGTCAAGATCAGTAAAGGCATCTTCTGGAGCAATGGTAAAAGCGTTTGGGCCATTAGAGAATCCTAAAAGGTTAGTCATCTCATGGTGAGAGAAACAATATTTGTTCGCCAAAAGCTTAAAGGTAGCCAGGCCTCTGCCAAATCCAAATCCTATGTTAGGATCGTCACAAAGGGAGCTCAGAAACTCAATGGTAAGCCTACGGTACGGGTTAAACCTCTTCCTCATAGCAAAGTTGTCCTAACCTATCTAGTTAAGAAGGCACATCATATTGTCTCAAATTTCTAAGGTGGTCATGGTGAGTCCATCAGGATAAATAGATAATGCCATTTCTCTTTGAGCTAAAACTCTGAAACATCTCCTCTGAGCTTCGTTCCTAAAGAGAACCTCTATATCATCAACATGATGTATTCTTCTAAGTTAGTATCGAGTTATCCTAAGCTACGTTAGCCTGAAAGTAGACGAAGATTATGTTATTAGTTAATTGAACCCCATGTAGTGTTAAAAGAGAtgataatagtaataataataataagaagaataaaagtaaaataaaaaaaaatatagaAGTAATAGTTATAACTAGTAAAAATAAAAGCTTAAtatcatgggttgcctcccacgtagcATTTCATTTAATATTGAGAGATCGACATTAATTCAGAATGGGGCTATTCTTTTGAAAGAGCATGTAGCTCTTCTAATTTGTAAATCATGCAAAAATCATTGTTTTCTATGTTATGGTAATGCTTAAGCCATTGCTCGTTTACAAGAATGTCTCATTGGATTTACCTCTTATTTCTACAGCTCCACTTTGGAAAACTCTTATGACC from Lathyrus oleraceus cultivar Zhongwan6 chromosome 1, CAAS_Psat_ZW6_1.0, whole genome shotgun sequence includes:
- the LOC127100472 gene encoding uncharacterized protein LOC127100472, with the translated sequence MAQVHFQWGGERAAIEKPTSKGGMFEVNRINRVNAKMDALTQKIESLAITPTTTAIAVTPNCELCGTHGRTNADCQLLVGIPTDQVNYAQGNPYSNTYNTGWRNHPNFSYKNNMALFPLNLTPAIPPGYQKGAPFAPQAPRKSNLEIMMENFMNAQAQKKIIL